In Shinella sp. XGS7, a single genomic region encodes these proteins:
- a CDS encoding PEP-CTERM sorting domain-containing protein yields the protein MKTLITSVLGAAIAGLTQAAVLHDNGAAVGSNGLSVGTRNTPNTFYGFGIQDRATSPNAVADDFAVTAASGWTLQSIDFFAIQNNATAFTLQTVSWSIMAGDVNNGTLVAQGKTKLGSGDLIGYRVAPNALTSVQRPIYRASADIPDLQLAQGQYWLRWSMSGSLSSGPWQPPVADASVRGNAMQSVNAGSFSAALLPDGTPAAMELPFVLQGAVNAVPEPASAALLLAGLGLLAARARRRA from the coding sequence ATGAAGACACTGATTACATCCGTCCTCGGTGCGGCAATCGCCGGACTGACACAGGCTGCCGTCCTGCATGACAACGGCGCCGCGGTGGGCAGCAACGGACTGTCCGTCGGCACACGCAATACGCCGAACACCTTCTACGGCTTCGGCATCCAGGATCGCGCGACCTCGCCCAACGCGGTGGCGGACGACTTTGCCGTCACGGCTGCGAGTGGATGGACGCTCCAGAGCATCGACTTCTTTGCGATCCAGAACAATGCCACGGCCTTCACCCTCCAGACCGTGTCCTGGAGCATCATGGCCGGCGACGTGAACAACGGCACCCTGGTGGCCCAGGGCAAGACCAAACTCGGCAGCGGTGACCTGATCGGCTACCGCGTGGCGCCCAACGCGCTCACGAGCGTGCAGCGCCCCATCTACCGCGCCAGTGCCGACATCCCCGATCTGCAACTGGCACAGGGCCAGTACTGGCTGCGCTGGTCCATGAGCGGTTCGCTGAGCTCCGGTCCGTGGCAGCCTCCGGTGGCAGACGCCAGTGTGCGCGGCAATGCCATGCAGTCCGTGAACGCCGGCTCCTTCTCGGCGGCACTGCTGCCGGACGGAACGCCCGCGGCGATGGAGCTCCCCTTTGTGCTCCAAGGCGCCGTCAACGCCGTTCCGGAACCCGCCAGCGCAGCCTTGCTGCTGGCCGGTCTGGGCCTGCTGGCGGCCCGCGCCCGCCGCCGAGCCTGA
- a CDS encoding PLP-dependent aminotransferase family protein, whose protein sequence is MDDPLYLQIAERLARSIRAGTLQRGERMPSVRVLAGREGVSQSTAVQALRWLEDARLIEARPRSGYFVAARPPRLPEPDTSRPETASRRVALDQLGQQVLRLSTTPGIISFGAACPGPELFDQDRVRRALGRAVQRHAELLCTYPAGPGMEEARRAIARHALGLGCTLHADQVLITNSCMESISLCLKSVTRPGDVVALESPTYYGFLEILQSLHLRALEIPTHPRHGLSIDALQLALQTQPGIKAVLAVPTLSNPLGACMPPAERRRLARLVAEHDVALIEDVLYNDLAEQEDRRRAVKSHDETGHVMLCGSFSKTLAPGLRLGWVEGGRWGLALRQTKAVQSGAQTSVLELALADLLNHTGAGVALRQMRATIAARVDEARGLIAASFPRGTKVTDPAGGYILWVELPPPLDSVALFEACLAENICIAPGLMFSASPRFRHCIRLGVGGRWSAEHPRALRRIGELADQLLSRTPLAA, encoded by the coding sequence AGGGGTGTCGCAGAGCACCGCGGTCCAGGCCCTGCGCTGGCTGGAGGATGCCCGCCTGATCGAGGCCCGGCCCCGCTCCGGCTACTTCGTCGCCGCGCGCCCGCCGCGCCTGCCCGAGCCCGATACCTCGCGCCCCGAGACGGCTTCGCGCCGCGTGGCGCTGGACCAGCTGGGCCAGCAGGTGCTGCGCCTGTCCACCACGCCGGGCATCATCTCCTTCGGCGCCGCCTGCCCCGGCCCCGAGCTCTTCGACCAGGACCGCGTGCGCCGCGCCCTGGGCCGCGCCGTGCAGCGCCATGCCGAGCTGCTGTGCACCTACCCCGCCGGCCCCGGCATGGAGGAGGCGCGCCGCGCCATCGCCCGCCACGCCCTGGGTCTGGGCTGCACCCTGCATGCCGACCAGGTGCTGATCACCAACAGCTGCATGGAATCCATCAGCCTGTGCCTCAAGAGCGTGACCCGGCCCGGCGATGTGGTGGCGCTGGAGTCACCCACCTACTACGGCTTTCTGGAAATCCTGCAGAGCCTGCATCTGCGCGCGCTGGAGATCCCCACCCACCCGCGCCACGGCCTGTCCATCGACGCCCTGCAGCTGGCCCTGCAGACCCAGCCCGGCATCAAGGCCGTGCTGGCCGTGCCCACGCTCTCCAACCCCCTGGGCGCCTGCATGCCGCCGGCCGAACGCCGCCGCCTGGCCCGCCTGGTGGCCGAGCATGATGTGGCCCTGATCGAGGACGTGCTCTACAACGACCTGGCCGAGCAGGAGGACCGGCGCCGCGCCGTCAAGTCGCATGACGAGACCGGCCATGTGATGCTCTGCGGCTCCTTCTCCAAGACCCTGGCCCCGGGCCTGCGCCTGGGCTGGGTGGAGGGCGGGCGCTGGGGCCTGGCGCTGCGCCAGACCAAGGCCGTGCAGTCGGGCGCCCAGACCAGCGTGCTGGAGCTGGCCCTGGCCGATCTGCTCAACCACACCGGTGCGGGCGTGGCCCTGCGCCAGATGCGCGCCACCATCGCGGCGCGGGTGGACGAGGCGCGGGGCCTGATCGCCGCCAGCTTCCCCCGCGGCACCAAGGTGACCGATCCGGCCGGCGGCTACATCCTCTGGGTGGAGCTGCCCCCGCCGCTGGACTCGGTGGCCCTGTTCGAGGCCTGCCTGGCCGAGAACATCTGCATCGCCCCGGGCCTGATGTTCAGTGCCAGCCCGCGCTTTCGCCACTGCATACGCCTGGGCGTGGGCGGGCGCTGGAGCGCAGAGCACCCGCGCGCCCTGCGCCGCATCGGCGAGCTGGCCGACCAGCTGCTCAGCCGGACTCCACTGGCGGCCTGA
- a CDS encoding DMT family transporter yields MFAGTLFALAAGLMWGLVFVAPLMLPDYPAALLTVGRYLAFGLIALPLALVDRRALRELAPGDWREALKLSAIGNFLYYLCLSAAIQRAGGPLPTVIIGTLPVVIAICSNLRDHERDGHLPWLRLAPSLALIASGIACVNQVELAALAREAGPGELRRYAEGALLAVAAVACWTWYPIRNADWLRAHGDRSPRAWATAQGLMTLPLALLGLAALPALQALGLLDAGLDLPLGPRPWAYMGLMLAVGLCASWLGTLCWNEASQRLPTSLVGQLIVFETLSALAYAFVLRGRAPAPLTLLGIALLVGGVVWALRVKPVTKKA; encoded by the coding sequence ATGTTTGCTGGAACCCTGTTTGCCCTCGCGGCCGGCCTGATGTGGGGCCTGGTCTTTGTCGCGCCCCTGATGCTGCCGGACTATCCGGCGGCCCTGCTCACCGTGGGGCGCTATCTGGCCTTTGGCCTGATTGCCCTGCCCCTGGCCCTGGTGGACCGTCGCGCGCTGCGCGAGCTGGCACCCGGCGACTGGCGCGAGGCGCTCAAGCTCAGCGCCATCGGCAACTTTCTCTACTACCTCTGCCTCTCCGCCGCCATCCAGCGCGCGGGCGGCCCCCTGCCTACGGTCATCATCGGCACCCTGCCGGTGGTGATCGCCATCTGCTCGAATCTGCGTGACCATGAGCGCGACGGCCACCTGCCCTGGCTGCGCCTGGCGCCCTCGCTGGCGCTGATCGCCAGCGGCATTGCCTGCGTCAACCAGGTTGAGCTGGCGGCCCTGGCCCGCGAGGCCGGGCCGGGCGAGCTGCGCCGCTATGCCGAGGGCGCCCTGCTGGCCGTGGCGGCCGTGGCCTGCTGGACCTGGTATCCCATCCGCAATGCCGACTGGCTGCGCGCCCACGGCGACCGCAGCCCGCGGGCCTGGGCCACCGCCCAAGGCCTGATGACCCTGCCCCTGGCCCTGCTGGGCCTGGCCGCCCTGCCGGCGCTGCAGGCCCTGGGCCTGCTGGATGCGGGCCTGGACCTGCCGCTGGGGCCGCGGCCCTGGGCTTATATGGGCCTGATGCTGGCCGTGGGCCTGTGCGCCTCCTGGCTGGGCACCCTGTGCTGGAACGAGGCCAGCCAGCGCCTGCCCACCAGCCTGGTGGGCCAGCTGATCGTGTTCGAGACCCTCTCGGCCCTGGCCTATGCCTTTGTGCTGCGCGGCCGGGCCCCGGCGCCCCTGACCCTGCTGGGCATCGCCCTGCTGGTGGGTGGGGTGGTGTGGGCGCTGCGCGTGAAGCCCGTCACAAAAAAGGCCTGA
- a CDS encoding ECF-type sigma factor: protein MSEVAPPITLLLKAASQGDAQAGERVLERLYAELRRLARQRLHQAGEPTALNPTALVHESWLRLHQAGELDFADRGRFLAYAAKVMHSIVIDQIRARQAQRRGGDYQQVTLSTAVADLPAQGEDQVLRVHEALEELAALDERLARVVEMRYFGGLLEAEIAQALGVTERTVQRDWQKARLFLATALRG from the coding sequence ATGAGCGAGGTCGCGCCCCCCATCACCCTGCTGCTGAAGGCCGCCAGCCAGGGCGATGCCCAGGCCGGCGAGCGGGTGCTGGAGCGGCTGTATGCCGAGCTGCGCCGCCTGGCCCGCCAGCGCCTGCACCAGGCGGGCGAGCCCACGGCGCTGAATCCCACGGCCCTGGTGCACGAGTCCTGGCTGCGCCTGCACCAGGCCGGCGAGCTGGACTTTGCCGACCGCGGCCGCTTTCTGGCCTATGCGGCCAAGGTGATGCACAGCATCGTGATCGACCAGATCCGTGCCCGCCAGGCCCAGCGCCGCGGCGGCGACTACCAGCAGGTGACGCTCAGCACCGCCGTGGCCGATCTGCCCGCCCAGGGCGAGGACCAGGTCTTGCGCGTGCATGAAGCCCTGGAGGAGCTGGCCGCCCTGGACGAGCGCCTGGCCCGCGTGGTGGAGATGCGCTACTTCGGCGGCCTGCTGGAGGCCGAGATCGCCCAGGCCCTGGGCGTGACCGAGCGCACCGTGCAGCGCGACTGGCAGAAGGCCCGGCTCTTCCTGGCCACAGCCCTGCGCGGCTGA
- a CDS encoding tripartite tricarboxylate transporter substrate binding protein, with the protein MPQHLCSSGKLPHPAVTQHTRRRLSGAALALAGLGLLGLLGLLGLGGPAHAADFPSKPIRFVVPYAAGGTTDLVARTVGQKVAEKLGQPVLVDNKPGAGGNLGMDAVAKAAPDGHTIGFGAISTNALNPHIYKSVPFDPRKDFSAISMLGYSTIVVEVNASSPIRSVADLIEAARKNKGMNYATAGAGTSMHLAAVLFEQMSGTDLSHVPYRGSSPAITDLLAGHIGLMFDNLPASLPHIQSGKLRALAVAGKSRSPALPQVPTMAEAGLAGYAVEPWFGVYGPAHLPAPVLKALNQAFVEALALPEVKDKLLQAGFTPRSSSPQELQNLGLAEYERLGAVARKANMGLD; encoded by the coding sequence ATGCCTCAGCACCTGTGCAGCAGCGGCAAGCTGCCCCATCCGGCTGTCACACAACACACACGCCGCCGCCTGAGCGGCGCAGCGCTGGCGCTCGCCGGCCTGGGCCTGCTGGGCCTGCTGGGCCTGCTGGGCCTTGGTGGCCCGGCCCATGCGGCCGATTTCCCGAGCAAGCCCATCCGCTTTGTCGTGCCCTATGCGGCCGGCGGCACCACCGATCTGGTGGCGCGCACCGTAGGCCAGAAGGTGGCCGAGAAGCTGGGCCAGCCGGTGCTGGTGGACAACAAGCCCGGCGCCGGTGGCAATCTGGGCATGGACGCGGTAGCCAAGGCCGCGCCCGACGGCCACACCATAGGCTTCGGCGCCATCTCCACCAATGCGCTGAACCCGCACATCTACAAGAGCGTGCCCTTTGATCCGCGCAAGGACTTCAGCGCCATCAGCATGCTGGGCTACTCCACCATCGTGGTGGAGGTGAACGCCAGCTCGCCCATCCGCAGCGTGGCCGATCTGATCGAGGCGGCGCGCAAGAACAAGGGCATGAACTACGCCACCGCGGGCGCGGGCACCTCCATGCATCTGGCGGCCGTGCTCTTCGAGCAGATGAGCGGCACCGATCTGAGCCATGTGCCCTACCGCGGCAGCTCGCCCGCCATCACCGATCTGCTGGCCGGCCATATCGGCCTGATGTTCGACAACCTGCCCGCCTCCCTGCCCCATATCCAGTCGGGCAAGCTGCGCGCTCTGGCGGTGGCGGGCAAGAGCCGCTCGCCGGCCCTGCCCCAGGTGCCCACCATGGCCGAGGCCGGCCTAGCCGGCTACGCGGTGGAGCCCTGGTTCGGCGTTTACGGCCCGGCCCATCTGCCCGCGCCGGTGCTCAAGGCCCTGAACCAGGCCTTTGTCGAGGCCCTGGCCCTGCCCGAGGTGAAGGACAAGCTGCTGCAGGCCGGCTTCACGCCCCGCAGCTCCAGCCCGCAGGAGCTGCAGAACCTGGGCCTGGCCGAGTACGAGCGTCTGGGCGCCGTGGCGCGCAAGGCGAATATGGGGCTGGACTGA
- a CDS encoding S41 family peptidase, with protein MHARTKLSGRAAPRLGLLATAMLVLALQGCGGGGGSPGTPVLGSGGSSSSGGGSSGGTAGGLESPVPSASVAQQCAPGNELAPASRRTGTLESEKRWIRAYYDEDYLWREQVPARDPRLLAYNGPAQQALANYFYDLRTPERTASGAARDRFSFMIPETEWTQLMQGGVSLGYGLEWTQASRTAPRGLRVAYVEAGGAAAQAGLKRGDRVLAVNGISTDTNDEAQWRQVQAALYPEAAGTAPEFRIQPREGGAEQTLRLSAAPQRLTPVPQAKVLSAADGARVGYLVFHDHNLPAETQLAAALRDFAAQGVSDLVLDMRYNGGGYLFIAAQLAYMVAGPGPTAGRVFESLRHNSRRQSENEDSPFRNQSCQPDASFRCTQQQTLPALNLRRLYVLTQPGTCSASESLINGLRGVDVEVVLVGGRTCGKPYGFSGRENCGNRYLAIEFEGVNAKGFGDYADGFAPSCEQPDDLSRDLGDPQEGLLAAALAHRQSGQCPAARSAKALAAAPGAEAAALAAGLRKPWPRENRLLGRP; from the coding sequence ATGCACGCACGCACAAAGCTTTCGGGGCGCGCCGCGCCCCGCCTGGGCCTGCTGGCCACCGCAATGCTGGTTCTGGCCCTGCAGGGCTGCGGCGGCGGCGGCGGCTCGCCCGGCACGCCGGTGCTGGGCAGTGGTGGCAGCAGCAGCAGCGGGGGCGGCAGCAGCGGCGGCACGGCGGGCGGGCTGGAAAGCCCGGTGCCCAGCGCCAGCGTGGCCCAGCAATGCGCGCCCGGCAATGAGCTGGCCCCGGCCAGCCGCCGCACCGGCACCCTGGAGAGCGAGAAGCGCTGGATACGCGCCTACTACGACGAGGACTATCTCTGGCGCGAGCAGGTGCCGGCCCGCGACCCGCGTCTGCTGGCCTACAACGGCCCGGCCCAGCAGGCCCTGGCCAACTACTTCTACGATCTGCGCACGCCCGAGCGCACCGCCAGCGGCGCGGCGCGCGACCGCTTCAGCTTCATGATCCCCGAGACCGAGTGGACCCAGCTGATGCAGGGCGGGGTGAGTCTGGGCTATGGCCTGGAATGGACCCAGGCCTCGCGCACCGCACCGCGCGGCCTGCGCGTGGCCTATGTGGAGGCGGGCGGCGCCGCGGCCCAGGCGGGCCTGAAGCGCGGCGACCGCGTGCTGGCCGTGAACGGCATCTCCACCGACACCAATGACGAGGCCCAGTGGCGCCAGGTGCAGGCGGCGCTGTATCCGGAGGCGGCCGGCACCGCGCCCGAGTTCCGCATCCAGCCGCGCGAGGGCGGGGCCGAGCAGACCCTGCGCCTGAGCGCGGCCCCCCAGCGTCTCACGCCCGTGCCCCAGGCCAAGGTGCTGAGCGCCGCCGACGGCGCGCGCGTGGGCTATCTGGTCTTCCACGACCACAATCTGCCGGCCGAGACCCAGCTGGCCGCGGCCCTGCGCGACTTCGCCGCCCAGGGCGTGTCGGACCTGGTGCTGGACATGCGCTACAACGGCGGCGGCTATCTCTTCATCGCCGCCCAGCTGGCCTATATGGTGGCCGGCCCCGGGCCCACGGCGGGCCGGGTCTTCGAGAGCCTGCGCCACAACAGCCGGCGCCAGTCCGAGAACGAGGACAGCCCCTTCCGCAACCAGAGCTGCCAGCCCGATGCCAGCTTCCGCTGCACCCAGCAGCAGACCCTGCCGGCGCTGAACCTGCGCCGGCTCTATGTGCTCACACAGCCGGGCACCTGCTCGGCCAGCGAGTCCCTGATCAACGGCCTGCGCGGCGTGGATGTGGAGGTGGTGCTGGTGGGCGGCCGCACCTGCGGCAAGCCCTATGGCTTCAGCGGGCGCGAGAACTGCGGCAACCGCTACCTGGCCATCGAGTTCGAGGGCGTCAATGCCAAGGGCTTTGGCGACTATGCCGACGGCTTCGCCCCCAGCTGCGAGCAGCCCGATGACCTGAGCCGCGATCTGGGCGACCCGCAGGAAGGTCTGCTGGCCGCGGCCCTGGCGCACCGCCAGAGCGGCCAGTGCCCGGCGGCGCGCAGCGCCAAGGCCCTGGCGGCCGCGCCCGGCGCCGAGGCCGCCGCCCTGGCGGCCGGCCTGCGCAAGCCCTGGCCCCGCGAGAACCGGCTGCTGGGCCGGCCCTGA
- a CDS encoding AraC family transcriptional regulator: MTSRHVMIAPMPPRFEHARDQAQYRRPVHRAGVELYHASVLHHRFAPHTHEAYGLGAITAGVGRFRWRGAEHLAPRATLMLMNPEDVHTGQAELDDQAWGYRMVYLDRSLLAELSGEPDWWFDAAVAHDARSAATVAGLIAALWRCSPEDDLAFDSGLARLVQALRPHVRVGSPRRAEAAVRFTPVLDFMRAHLGEKIELAQLAAVAGLSPFHFLRSFQAQTGATPQQQLMALRLFEAKRRLAAGEAPAAVAAAVGLADQAHLTRAFAGRYGLTPGRYQQQLGVAGARCARGR; the protein is encoded by the coding sequence GTGACGAGCCGCCATGTCATGATCGCGCCCATGCCGCCGCGCTTCGAGCATGCCCGCGACCAGGCCCAGTACCGCCGCCCCGTGCACCGCGCCGGGGTGGAGCTGTATCACGCCTCGGTGCTGCATCACCGCTTCGCGCCGCACACGCACGAGGCCTATGGCCTGGGCGCCATCACGGCCGGGGTGGGGCGCTTTCGCTGGCGCGGGGCCGAGCATCTGGCGCCGCGCGCCACCCTGATGCTGATGAACCCCGAGGACGTGCACACCGGCCAGGCCGAGCTGGACGATCAGGCCTGGGGCTACCGCATGGTCTATCTGGACCGCAGCCTGCTGGCCGAACTCAGCGGCGAACCCGACTGGTGGTTCGACGCCGCGGTGGCGCATGACGCGCGCAGCGCCGCCACGGTGGCCGGCCTGATCGCCGCGCTCTGGCGCTGCAGCCCCGAGGACGATCTGGCCTTTGACAGCGGCCTGGCCCGGCTGGTGCAGGCCCTGCGTCCGCACGTCAGGGTGGGCAGCCCGCGCCGCGCCGAGGCCGCCGTGCGCTTCACGCCGGTGCTGGACTTCATGCGCGCCCATCTGGGCGAAAAAATCGAGCTGGCGCAGCTGGCCGCGGTGGCGGGGCTCAGCCCCTTTCACTTCCTGCGCAGCTTCCAGGCCCAGACCGGCGCCACGCCCCAGCAGCAGCTGATGGCCCTGCGCCTCTTCGAGGCCAAGCGCCGCCTGGCCGCGGGCGAGGCGCCGGCCGCGGTGGCCGCGGCCGTGGGCCTGGCAGACCAGGCCCATCTCACCCGCGCCTTTGCCGGGCGCTACGGGCTCACGCCGGGGCGTTACCAGCAGCAGCTGGGCGTGGCGGGGGCGCGCTGCGCGCGCGGGCGCTGA
- a CDS encoding serine/threonine-protein kinase: MQAIDPLSSGPHGSSGLPTDPKARWQRLSPLLDELLDMEATARAARLAALRDLEPELAAELERLLAQDAELEAQGFLAQPALPPTLSAVVALPGQTVGAYRLEREIGHGGMGSVWLARRTDGRFEGQVAIKFLTTGLLGQGDAARFAREGQILARLTHPHIARLIDAGVAQDGLQPYLVLEYVEDGLPIDRFCESRQLDTAQRITLFLDVLAAVAHAHNRLILHRDLKPGNILVDRQGQVKLLDFGIAKLLGDSTQPAEATELTRQAGRAFTPQFAAPEQVQGGEVSTATDVYALGVLLYLLLSGGKHPTAGATRVEAQALDRLRAVVEEEPKRLSDQLRIQGDARRARELRGDLDTICAKALKKRPSERYENAAALAEDLRRWLQHEPIAARPDSRSYRLAKFLRRHYLGVAAGSVAVLGLSTGIGLALWKAHEAQTQRTQAEGLIEFMLGDLRKKLEPVGRLDVLDAVGDKALGYYNAQDLARSDADSLGRRARALHLMGEIAEKRGRLDEAYRMFREATASTGELMARAPGDGQRLFDHAQSTYWVGFVAWRRGQQQEALTQFQRYLALANELGKVQPQRHEWRSERAYALNNLGVLKLEMGQADAALSDLAQSRERWLELVAQDPDLNLDLASTLGWMARASLDRADYASALGLERERMAVIAAMPASGDSRDLQGQAATSQHQISQIQLYLGRPLEALESAKAAAAALEPLVAQDPDNLDGLHQLSAVRLGMGEILAHLGRPAELGTLMQGLRRDVDLLRQADASKLDWQCGLAGRVLLLQAQTGRLDIEAARRHLRQMQDLAQGGAVFSHEHQRINAALEIQLGRQLSAQAPEQARQYWITAAERLRPAGNDPRALALLGQAQFLLGDTEEARRAAEKLGASAYLHPDRQVLQRLLGAPEKPATPQKASHIMSSKT; encoded by the coding sequence ATGCAAGCCATCGATCCCCTCAGCAGCGGTCCCCACGGCAGCAGCGGCCTGCCCACCGACCCCAAGGCGCGCTGGCAGCGCCTGAGCCCCCTGCTGGACGAGCTGCTGGACATGGAGGCCACGGCCCGCGCCGCGCGCCTGGCCGCCCTGCGCGATCTGGAACCCGAGCTGGCTGCCGAGCTGGAGCGCCTGCTGGCCCAGGACGCCGAGCTGGAAGCCCAGGGTTTTCTGGCCCAGCCCGCCCTGCCCCCCACGCTCAGCGCCGTGGTGGCCCTGCCCGGCCAGACCGTGGGCGCCTACCGCCTGGAGCGCGAGATCGGCCACGGCGGCATGGGCTCGGTCTGGCTGGCCCGGCGCACCGACGGCCGCTTCGAGGGCCAGGTGGCCATCAAGTTCCTCACCACCGGCCTGCTGGGCCAGGGTGACGCTGCCCGCTTCGCCCGCGAGGGCCAGATCCTGGCCCGCCTCACCCACCCGCATATCGCGCGCCTGATCGATGCCGGCGTGGCCCAGGACGGGCTGCAGCCCTATCTGGTGCTGGAGTATGTGGAAGACGGCCTGCCCATCGACCGCTTCTGCGAGAGCCGGCAGCTGGACACCGCGCAGCGCATCACCCTCTTCCTGGATGTGCTGGCCGCCGTGGCCCATGCGCACAACCGCCTGATCCTGCACCGCGACCTCAAGCCCGGCAACATCCTGGTGGACCGCCAGGGCCAGGTGAAGCTGCTGGACTTCGGCATTGCCAAGCTGCTGGGCGACAGCACCCAGCCGGCCGAGGCCACCGAACTCACCCGCCAGGCCGGCCGTGCCTTCACGCCTCAGTTCGCCGCGCCCGAGCAGGTGCAGGGCGGCGAGGTGAGCACCGCCACCGATGTCTACGCCCTGGGCGTGCTGCTCTACCTGCTGCTCAGCGGCGGCAAGCACCCCACGGCCGGCGCCACCCGCGTGGAGGCCCAGGCCCTGGACCGCCTGCGCGCCGTGGTGGAGGAAGAGCCCAAGCGCCTGTCCGATCAGCTGCGCATCCAGGGCGACGCCCGCCGCGCCCGCGAGCTGCGCGGCGACCTGGACACCATCTGCGCCAAGGCCCTGAAGAAGCGCCCCAGCGAGCGCTATGAGAACGCCGCCGCCCTGGCCGAAGACCTGCGCCGCTGGCTGCAGCACGAGCCCATCGCGGCGCGGCCGGACAGCCGCAGCTACCGCCTGGCCAAGTTCCTGCGCCGCCACTACCTGGGCGTGGCCGCCGGCAGCGTGGCCGTCCTGGGCCTGTCCACCGGCATCGGCCTGGCCCTGTGGAAAGCCCACGAAGCCCAGACCCAGCGCACCCAGGCAGAGGGCCTGATCGAGTTCATGCTGGGCGATCTGCGCAAGAAGCTGGAGCCGGTGGGGCGGCTCGATGTGCTGGATGCCGTGGGCGACAAGGCTCTGGGCTATTACAACGCGCAAGACCTGGCACGCAGCGACGCCGACTCTCTGGGGCGGCGGGCAAGAGCCCTGCATCTGATGGGCGAGATCGCCGAGAAGCGCGGCCGTCTCGACGAGGCGTATCGCATGTTCCGCGAAGCCACGGCCAGCACCGGCGAGCTCATGGCGCGCGCACCAGGTGACGGGCAGCGCCTGTTCGACCATGCCCAAAGCACCTACTGGGTGGGCTTCGTGGCCTGGCGCCGAGGTCAGCAGCAGGAAGCCCTGACCCAGTTTCAGCGCTACCTCGCGCTGGCCAACGAGTTGGGCAAGGTCCAGCCTCAGCGCCACGAATGGCGCAGCGAACGAGCCTACGCCCTCAACAATCTCGGCGTGCTCAAACTGGAGATGGGGCAAGCCGACGCAGCCTTGTCCGATCTGGCGCAGTCCCGCGAACGCTGGCTGGAACTGGTGGCCCAGGACCCCGACCTGAACCTGGACCTGGCCAGCACCCTGGGTTGGATGGCCAGGGCCAGTCTGGACAGGGCCGACTACGCAAGCGCACTGGGCCTGGAGCGGGAGCGCATGGCGGTCATCGCCGCCATGCCCGCATCGGGTGACAGCCGCGATCTGCAAGGTCAGGCTGCAACCAGCCAGCACCAGATCAGCCAGATACAGCTCTACCTCGGACGCCCTCTCGAGGCGCTGGAAAGCGCAAAGGCGGCGGCGGCAGCCTTGGAGCCGCTGGTGGCCCAGGACCCCGACAACCTCGACGGGCTTCATCAGCTCAGTGCGGTTCGACTCGGCATGGGCGAAATCCTGGCGCACCTGGGCCGGCCGGCCGAGCTGGGAACCCTGATGCAAGGCCTGCGCCGCGACGTCGACCTGCTCCGCCAAGCTGACGCCAGCAAGCTGGACTGGCAATGCGGACTGGCCGGACGAGTTCTTCTGCTTCAGGCCCAGACGGGCCGACTTGATATCGAGGCCGCCCGCCGGCATCTGCGTCAGATGCAAGACCTGGCACAGGGCGGGGCCGTGTTCAGCCATGAGCATCAGCGAATCAATGCTGCGCTTGAAATACAGCTCGGACGCCAACTGTCAGCTCAGGCACCTGAGCAGGCCCGTCAGTACTGGATCACGGCCGCCGAGCGCCTGCGCCCCGCAGGGAACGATCCGCGTGCGCTTGCATTGCTCGGTCAAGCGCAATTCCTGCTAGGTGATACTGAAGAAGCCCGGCGTGCAGCCGAAAAGCTGGGGGCAAGCGCCTACCTCCATCCAGATCGGCAGGTGCTGCAGCGCCTGCTTGGCGCTCCCGAGAAACCGGCGACGCCACAAAAGGCCAGCCACATCATGAGTAGCAAGACATGA
- a CDS encoding diguanylate cyclase domain-containing protein has translation MDTRLPPCSLPRPPHGATEAALADAGSTPELTVRTPRRPDVPRLADAGQFAALLDRQLGECRRYGARAAVLLLEVEPQGDGAQPALAGEAREALLQALGARLQARVRGTDVVSRIGEQCFGLVLMSAGRPEAEVVRARLHKALCGPYGVETQRLYAVLRMGTAVYRESGMSGRELVQAAEATLHGASTAPQAHPHPPLPAGAAPQLSLVRG, from the coding sequence ATGGACACGCGCCTGCCCCCCTGCTCCCTGCCGCGCCCGCCGCACGGAGCGACCGAGGCCGCTCTCGCCGATGCCGGCTCCACCCCCGAGCTTACCGTGCGCACGCCGCGCCGCCCCGATGTGCCGCGCCTGGCGGATGCGGGCCAGTTCGCCGCCCTGCTGGACCGCCAGCTGGGCGAGTGCCGCCGCTACGGCGCCCGTGCCGCCGTGCTGCTGCTCGAGGTGGAGCCCCAGGGCGACGGCGCCCAGCCCGCGCTGGCCGGCGAGGCCCGGGAGGCCCTGCTGCAGGCCCTGGGCGCCCGCCTGCAGGCCCGGGTGCGCGGCACGGATGTGGTCAGCCGCATCGGCGAGCAATGCTTCGGCCTGGTGCTGATGAGCGCCGGCCGGCCCGAGGCCGAGGTGGTGCGTGCGCGCCTGCACAAGGCCTTGTGCGGCCCCTATGGCGTGGAGACCCAGCGCCTCTACGCCGTGCTGCGCATGGGCACGGCGGTCTACCGCGAGTCGGGCATGAGCGGGCGCGAGCTGGTGCAGGCGGCCGAGGCCACCCTGCATGGCGCCAGCACGGCCCCCCAGGCGCATCCCCACCCCCCGCTGCCGGCGGGTGCGGCGCCCCAGCTGAGCCTGGTGCGGGGCTGA